One part of the Mariniflexile litorale genome encodes these proteins:
- a CDS encoding FAD-linked oxidase C-terminal domain-containing protein, translating to MTLTSHLETLSKNLSGELFYDDLIKSIYATDASVFRILPLAVAYPKNKDDIKQLIQFAKTHSTSLIPRTAGTSLAGQCVGEGIVVDVSKYFTRILDINEKEQTVTVQPGVVRDALNNYLKPFGLWFSPNTSTSNRCMIGGMVGNNSSGTTSIQYGVTRDKVIEMHTILSNGNEVVFNEISLDAFQSKLKENTLEGSIYKTIYSELNSEVVQNQIIENFPKPEIHRRNTGYAIDELIKTEVFSNTSEKFNMCKLLSGSEGTLAFTTQITLKLDKLPPQEAVMVAAHFTSIEACLNAVEPVMKHNLYNCEMMDKIILDCTKHNKTQQENRSFIEGDPKAILMCEVRAFTKQEVYVLAKNLIKAIEASGLSYAFPILEGDEINKANNLRSAGLGLLGNIIGDKKSAPCIEDTAVTVPDLANYILEFSALMKGYNQEAIYYAHAGAGELHLRPILNLKKSEDVVLFRKITTDVAHLVKKYGGSMSGEHGDGIVRAEFIPLMIGDANYQILKRIKSAFDIQNIFNPGKIVDAFPMDKSLRYVPDRVEPEIKTMLDFSHSQGILREAEKCNGSGDCRKLPEFGGTMCPSYRATRNEKDTTRARANALREFLTNSDKANKFDHEELKVVFDLCLSCKACASECPSSVDVASLKAEFLYQYQKENGVSLRTKLFAYNNTLNRYGSVFPRFTNFIFSNSFSTFILKKSFGIAEKRNLPLISNKSLSKVFKNYDNQIDNNKIIKTIYLFNDEFLNYLDTPIGMDAIQLLKALNYEVKMVANAESGRTFLSKGLLEKAKDLANKNIEIYKDLISVETPLIGIEPSAILTFKDEYLRLADDKVSAKAIATNTFLIEEFIQQEIKLGHITSEQFTSEAKTIKFHGHCHQKSFGNQLSSFDVLNLPKNYKVSIIPSGCCGMAGSFGYEKEHYEVSMQVGEQTLFPAVRNASSDVLISANGTSCRHQIKDGTQREAKHPITILREALV from the coding sequence ATGACGTTAACATCACATTTAGAGACATTAAGCAAAAATCTTTCAGGTGAATTATTTTATGATGATTTAATAAAATCTATTTATGCTACCGATGCTTCTGTATTTAGAATATTACCATTGGCAGTGGCATACCCAAAAAACAAAGATGATATTAAACAGCTTATTCAGTTTGCTAAAACCCATAGTACATCGTTAATTCCTAGAACAGCAGGTACGTCGCTCGCAGGTCAGTGTGTGGGCGAAGGTATCGTGGTAGATGTATCTAAATACTTTACTAGAATTTTAGATATTAATGAAAAAGAACAAACCGTTACAGTACAGCCAGGTGTGGTTCGGGATGCGTTAAATAATTATTTAAAACCATTTGGATTGTGGTTTAGTCCCAATACATCAACATCCAATAGATGTATGATTGGTGGTATGGTTGGCAACAATTCATCGGGAACCACATCTATTCAATATGGTGTTACACGCGATAAAGTGATTGAAATGCATACGATTCTAAGCAATGGCAATGAAGTTGTATTTAATGAAATATCTTTGGATGCTTTTCAAAGTAAACTAAAAGAAAATACTTTAGAGGGTTCTATCTATAAAACTATTTATTCTGAATTAAATTCTGAAGTTGTTCAAAATCAAATTATTGAAAATTTTCCAAAGCCAGAAATACATAGAAGAAATACAGGTTATGCGATTGATGAGTTGATTAAAACAGAAGTCTTTTCTAATACTTCAGAAAAATTCAATATGTGCAAACTCCTTTCGGGAAGTGAAGGCACCTTGGCATTTACCACACAAATCACATTAAAATTAGACAAACTACCCCCACAAGAAGCTGTTATGGTAGCAGCCCATTTTACCAGTATTGAAGCTTGTTTAAATGCCGTTGAACCCGTTATGAAACATAATTTGTACAACTGTGAGATGATGGATAAAATCATTTTAGATTGTACAAAGCACAATAAAACCCAACAAGAAAACAGAAGTTTTATTGAAGGAGATCCGAAAGCTATATTAATGTGCGAAGTTAGAGCGTTTACTAAACAAGAAGTCTATGTTTTAGCTAAAAATTTAATAAAGGCTATTGAAGCTTCAGGATTAAGTTATGCATTTCCCATCCTAGAAGGCGATGAAATAAATAAAGCAAATAATTTGCGTAGTGCTGGGTTAGGATTGTTAGGGAATATTATTGGAGATAAAAAATCGGCGCCATGTATTGAAGATACTGCTGTAACGGTGCCCGATTTAGCAAATTATATTTTGGAGTTTTCGGCGTTAATGAAAGGTTATAATCAAGAAGCTATTTATTATGCCCATGCAGGTGCTGGAGAGCTGCATTTACGACCTATTTTAAACCTTAAAAAGTCTGAAGATGTTGTATTATTTAGAAAAATAACAACCGATGTAGCGCATTTAGTAAAAAAATATGGGGGGTCTATGAGTGGGGAACATGGCGATGGCATTGTAAGAGCTGAATTTATTCCGTTGATGATTGGTGACGCCAATTATCAAATTTTAAAGCGTATAAAGTCGGCTTTTGATATTCAAAACATTTTCAATCCTGGAAAAATAGTGGATGCATTTCCTATGGATAAATCGTTACGATATGTTCCAGATAGGGTAGAGCCAGAAATAAAAACGATGCTCGATTTTTCACATTCTCAAGGTATTTTAAGAGAAGCTGAAAAGTGTAATGGCTCGGGTGATTGTAGAAAATTACCAGAGTTTGGTGGCACTATGTGTCCAAGTTATAGAGCAACTAGAAATGAAAAAGATACCACACGTGCTAGAGCAAATGCCCTGCGAGAATTCTTAACCAATTCCGATAAAGCAAATAAGTTTGATCATGAAGAGTTAAAAGTAGTTTTCGATCTTTGTTTAAGTTGTAAAGCCTGTGCTAGCGAATGTCCGAGTAGCGTAGATGTGGCGAGTTTAAAAGCGGAGTTTCTCTACCAATACCAAAAGGAAAACGGCGTGTCATTGCGTACCAAATTATTCGCTTATAACAATACCTTAAATCGTTATGGAAGTGTCTTCCCTAGATTTACAAACTTTATATTTTCAAATAGTTTTTCAACGTTTATCTTAAAAAAATCATTTGGAATAGCTGAAAAGAGAAACTTACCTTTAATTTCAAATAAAAGTTTAAGTAAGGTATTTAAAAACTATGATAATCAAATAGATAATAATAAAATAATAAAAACTATTTATTTGTTTAATGATGAGTTTTTAAATTATTTAGATACCCCCATAGGTATGGATGCGATTCAACTTTTAAAAGCATTAAATTATGAAGTTAAAATGGTTGCCAATGCCGAATCTGGACGTACCTTTTTATCTAAAGGCTTGTTAGAGAAAGCTAAAGATTTAGCCAATAAAAATATAGAAATTTATAAGGACTTAATTTCGGTTGAAACACCATTAATTGGTATTGAGCCATCCGCTATTTTAACTTTTAAAGATGAATACTTAAGGTTGGCAGACGATAAGGTTTCTGCTAAAGCGATTGCTACGAACACCTTTTTAATTGAAGAGTTTATTCAACAAGAAATAAAATTGGGACATATTACTTCAGAACAATTTACTTCTGAAGCAAAAACCATTAAGTTTCATGGACATTGTCATCAAAAATCATTTGGCAATCAACTGTCTAGTTTTGATGTTTTAAACTTACCGAAAAACTACAAAGTCAGCATAATTCCAAGTGGTTGTTGTGGTATGGCGGGAAGTTTTGGCTACGAAAAAGAACATTACGAGGTAAGTATGCAAGTTGGAGAACAAACGTTGTTTCCTGCCGTTAGAAACGCATCTAGCGATGTGCTTATCTCAGCCAATGGAACCAGTTGCAGGCATCAAATTAAAGATGGGACCCAACGTGAAGCTAAACATCCTATAACTATTTTACGAGAAGCATTGGTTTAG
- the ggt gene encoding gamma-glutamyltransferase, with product MKKLLIVTIITFLVVSCKNSVNQEVKQQGVITKNAMVVSAREEASEIGIAILKKGGNAFDAMVATELALAVTYPYAGNIGGGGFMVYRKANGEIGSIDYREKAPLGASKDMFLDKSGNVIPNKSTLGAMAIGVPGTVAGVFAVHEKLGSLPIETILKPIIALAYKGVIVTKKQEERIKHFQPFFKKVNKDSIVFNKPWKENDTIKYPELAKTLERLLAYGENGFYKGETASILVKFIQANGGIITEDDLANYEVKWRKPIVFKYDDLKIISMAPPSSGGVCLAQIMKMIEPFDLHEFGHNSVKTIQIITEAERRAYADRSFYLGDPDFIKIPLDTLLSNSYVTKRMSDFNYEKATPSTNVSHGNIQIIESDETTHYSIIDQFGNAISATTTLNGAYGSKLYCSELGFFLNNEMDDFSSKPGVPNMFGVTGGEANSIAPEKRMLSSMTPTIVEKNGKLLMSVGTPGGSTIITSVLQTILNVHEFNMTMQEAVNAPRFHHQWLPDDIRMEPNSFNPPTIKNLQNLGYLINEKDSPVIGKVDGILVLMDKSLEGGADYRGDDTAVGF from the coding sequence ATGAAAAAATTATTAATAGTTACCATCATTACTTTTTTAGTAGTTAGTTGTAAAAACTCCGTAAACCAGGAAGTGAAACAACAAGGTGTCATTACTAAAAACGCCATGGTTGTATCAGCTCGTGAAGAGGCTTCAGAAATTGGCATTGCCATTCTTAAAAAAGGTGGAAACGCTTTTGACGCTATGGTTGCTACAGAATTAGCATTGGCGGTAACATATCCCTACGCTGGTAATATTGGAGGTGGTGGTTTTATGGTTTATCGCAAAGCCAATGGAGAGATAGGAAGTATTGATTATAGAGAAAAAGCACCTTTAGGTGCTTCAAAAGATATGTTTTTAGATAAAAGCGGAAACGTAATACCCAACAAAAGCACACTTGGAGCTATGGCTATTGGTGTTCCCGGAACCGTTGCAGGTGTATTCGCAGTGCATGAAAAACTAGGTTCTTTACCCATAGAAACTATTTTAAAACCGATAATTGCACTTGCTTATAAAGGAGTCATTGTTACTAAAAAGCAGGAAGAACGTATTAAACATTTTCAACCTTTTTTTAAAAAAGTAAACAAAGATTCGATTGTTTTCAATAAACCTTGGAAAGAAAACGATACCATTAAATATCCAGAATTAGCAAAGACATTAGAGCGCTTATTAGCTTATGGTGAAAACGGATTTTATAAAGGTGAGACTGCTAGTATTTTGGTTAAATTTATACAAGCTAATGGCGGCATCATCACCGAAGATGATTTAGCAAACTATGAAGTAAAATGGCGTAAACCCATTGTTTTTAAATATGATGATTTAAAAATAATTTCTATGGCGCCACCTTCAAGTGGCGGCGTTTGTTTAGCACAAATTATGAAAATGATTGAACCTTTCGATTTACATGAATTTGGTCATAATTCCGTTAAAACGATTCAAATTATTACAGAAGCCGAACGTCGTGCTTATGCTGACAGAAGTTTTTATTTAGGCGATCCAGATTTTATTAAAATTCCGTTAGACACACTTTTAAGCAATTCGTATGTAACAAAAAGAATGAGTGATTTTAATTATGAAAAAGCAACCCCTTCCACCAATGTGTCGCACGGAAACATACAAATTATTGAAAGTGATGAGACTACTCATTACTCTATTATAGACCAGTTTGGCAATGCCATTTCAGCAACAACAACCTTAAATGGTGCTTACGGTTCTAAATTATATTGTTCTGAACTTGGTTTTTTCTTGAATAATGAAATGGACGATTTTAGCAGCAAACCAGGAGTCCCAAACATGTTTGGTGTTACTGGCGGAGAAGCCAATAGTATTGCACCAGAAAAACGAATGCTGAGTTCTATGACACCAACCATTGTTGAGAAAAATGGTAAGTTATTAATGTCGGTAGGTACACCCGGTGGCTCTACTATTATAACATCGGTACTCCAAACTATTTTAAATGTGCACGAATTTAATATGACTATGCAAGAGGCTGTTAATGCTCCTCGTTTTCATCATCAGTGGTTACCAGATGACATTAGAATGGAACCAAATTCATTTAACCCACCAACCATTAAAAACCTACAAAATCTAGGATACCTCATTAATGAAAAAGATTCACCTGTTATTGGCAAGGTCGATGGAATACTTGTTTTAATGGATAAGTCGTTAGAGGGTGGTGCAGATTATCGAGGGGATGATACTGCTGTCGGTTTTTAA
- a CDS encoding acyl carrier protein phosphodiesterase codes for MNYLAHIYLSGENDLVTIGNFIADGIKGKSYKKYPKDIRTGILLHRNIDTFTDAHPTVRKSTKRLHEKYGHYSGIIVDILYDHFLAKNWSQYSDVPLESYVDNFYDSLETHYESLPLRIQKMMPYMMTDNWLLSYASIDGISKVLEGMNRRTKNRSGMHEAVNELALFYSDFEAEFSSFFDELITFSKQKLIEVSTE; via the coding sequence ATGAATTATTTAGCACACATATATTTATCAGGAGAAAACGATTTGGTTACTATAGGGAATTTTATAGCAGATGGCATTAAAGGGAAATCGTATAAAAAATACCCCAAAGACATTCGAACAGGTATTTTACTGCATAGAAACATTGATACCTTTACCGATGCGCACCCAACGGTGAGAAAAAGTACCAAACGACTGCACGAGAAATACGGGCATTATTCCGGTATTATAGTCGATATTCTATATGATCATTTTTTAGCAAAAAATTGGAGCCAATATAGCGATGTTCCTTTAGAGAGCTATGTAGATAATTTTTACGATTCTTTAGAAACACATTACGAATCACTACCATTAAGAATTCAAAAAATGATGCCTTACATGATGACCGATAATTGGTTATTAAGTTATGCCTCTATTGATGGAATTTCCAAAGTTCTAGAAGGCATGAATAGACGAACCAAAAACAGATCTGGAATGCATGAAGCTGTTAACGAATTAGCACTCTTTTATTCTGATTTTGAAGCCGAATTTTCATCGTTTTTTGATGAACTTATTACCTTTTCTAAGCAGAAACTTATAGAAGTAAGCACTGAATGA
- the glmM gene encoding phosphoglucosamine mutase, producing MTLIKSISGIRGTIGGHVGDNLTPIDAVKFAAAYGVWLKQQRDKDTYKVVVGRDARISGAMIQNLVMNTLVGLGIDVVDLGLSTTPTVEMAVPMEHADGGIILTASHNPKQWNALKLLNAKGEFLDGAEGAKILEIAESDSMSFADVDSLGKITKNKAYIDLHIIEVLDLPLVTVPAIEEARFKVVVDGVNSTGGIAVPLLLERLGVEVVKLYCEPNGEFPHNPEPLKEHLTDLSAEVRKHNADFGIVVDPDVDRLAFMDENGEMFGEEYTLVACADYVLSKTPGNTVSNMSSTRALRDVTEKHGGTYEASAVGEVNVVKLMKENKVVIGGEGNGGIIYPESHYGRDALVGIALFLSLLAEKGISVSDLRKTYPNYFMSKKKIELTPGLDVDGILKAIENRYQKEELTTIDGVKIDFSDSWVHLRKSNTEPIIRIYTEAKSQQEADLLADKFIEEIGAIAKS from the coding sequence ATGACACTTATAAAATCAATTTCAGGAATTAGAGGAACTATTGGCGGACATGTTGGCGATAATTTAACACCTATAGATGCAGTAAAGTTTGCAGCAGCTTATGGGGTTTGGTTAAAACAACAACGTGATAAAGATACTTACAAAGTAGTTGTTGGTAGAGATGCCCGTATTTCTGGAGCTATGATTCAAAATTTAGTCATGAATACTTTAGTTGGTTTGGGTATAGATGTGGTTGACTTAGGTTTGTCTACAACCCCAACCGTTGAAATGGCAGTACCCATGGAACATGCTGATGGCGGCATTATTTTAACAGCCAGTCACAACCCAAAACAGTGGAACGCTTTAAAATTACTTAATGCAAAAGGTGAATTTCTTGATGGTGCTGAAGGTGCTAAAATTTTAGAAATAGCAGAAAGTGATAGTATGAGTTTTGCCGATGTTGATAGTTTAGGTAAAATAACAAAGAATAAAGCATATATAGATTTACATATTATTGAAGTATTAGATTTACCATTGGTAACGGTACCAGCTATCGAAGAAGCCCGATTTAAAGTGGTGGTAGATGGTGTTAATTCAACAGGAGGTATTGCTGTTCCATTACTTTTAGAACGTTTAGGTGTAGAAGTGGTTAAATTATATTGTGAACCTAACGGAGAGTTTCCACATAATCCAGAACCTTTAAAAGAACATTTAACCGATTTGTCTGCTGAAGTAAGAAAGCATAATGCTGATTTTGGAATTGTAGTAGATCCAGACGTGGATAGGTTAGCATTTATGGATGAAAATGGCGAGATGTTTGGTGAAGAATATACATTAGTAGCTTGTGCCGACTATGTATTGAGTAAAACTCCAGGGAATACTGTAAGTAATATGAGTTCTACCAGAGCATTACGAGATGTGACTGAAAAACATGGAGGTACTTATGAAGCGAGTGCCGTAGGTGAGGTGAATGTGGTTAAATTAATGAAGGAAAACAAAGTAGTAATTGGTGGTGAAGGTAATGGAGGTATTATTTATCCAGAATCTCATTACGGTCGTGATGCACTTGTGGGTATCGCACTATTTTTAAGTTTATTGGCGGAAAAAGGCATTTCGGTAAGTGATCTTAGAAAAACCTACCCAAACTACTTTATGAGTAAAAAGAAGATTGAATTAACGCCTGGTTTAGATGTAGACGGTATTTTAAAAGCTATAGAAAACCGTTACCAAAAGGAAGAACTAACCACAATTGACGGTGTGAAAATAGATTTTTCTGATAGCTGGGTACACTTACGTAAAAGTAATACGGAACCGATAATAAGAATTTATACTGAAGCAAAATCCCAACAAGAAGCAGATCTTTTAGCTGATAAATTTATTGAAGAAATTGGAGCTATTGCTAAAAGCTAG
- a CDS encoding DUF3124 domain-containing protein, which yields MKNINKLISLVIILLFIYSCDESKEISSIDATNWENRTVTNSLSDSLVHGKTYLSVYSQIYSETEHRIHSLTATVSLRNINTKDTVFVDKATYYNTHGEAIRSYFDKTIFIAPMETVEIIIDESDKEGGTGANFLFDWSIKSNSNAPFFESVMISTSGQQGISFTTQGKNIN from the coding sequence ATGAAAAATATAAATAAGCTAATATCATTAGTAATCATTTTGCTTTTTATTTATTCATGCGATGAGTCGAAAGAAATAAGTTCAATAGATGCTACAAACTGGGAAAATAGAACCGTTACTAATTCGCTAAGTGATAGTTTGGTACATGGAAAAACTTATTTATCTGTCTATTCTCAAATATATAGTGAAACAGAACATAGAATACATAGCTTAACAGCTACCGTTAGTCTTAGGAATATTAACACTAAAGATACTGTTTTTGTTGATAAGGCTACCTATTATAATACCCATGGCGAAGCCATTAGAAGCTATTTTGATAAAACCATTTTTATAGCACCTATGGAAACGGTTGAAATTATAATTGATGAATCAGACAAAGAGGGTGGAACAGGAGCCAATTTTTTATTTGACTGGAGCATCAAATCAAATTCTAACGCCCCTTTTTTCGAAAGTGTTATGATTTCTACTTCAGGTCAACAAGGGATTTCATTCACCACTCAAGGAAAAAATATAAATTAA
- a CDS encoding lysophospholipid acyltransferase family protein produces MQLLAYILIYPILWLVSILPFRLLYLVSDGIFILLYYIIGYRKKIVYSNLQLVFPNKSEKEIILIQKKFYKHLCDMFLEMAKTMAISETELKKRFVLLNPEEFQRLESLNKSILLMYGHYASWEWSLVLQTYTKFKGFGVYKKLANIHFDKLVRDIRSKYNTQLISTKETISVINQSEAEGNKSITAFLSDQSPRLTKEVYWGTFMGIETPCFTGAERLAKKLDLTIAYLKVNKVKRGYYEAEIITLAENPKDYKDFELTDIFLHEVEKQIYKAPEYYFWTHKRWKHKKRAKS; encoded by the coding sequence ATGCAACTTTTAGCATATATTCTTATTTATCCCATTTTGTGGTTAGTTTCCATACTTCCGTTTAGATTACTTTACTTGGTTTCTGATGGTATATTCATATTACTTTACTACATTATAGGGTATCGAAAAAAAATAGTTTACAGTAATTTACAACTTGTTTTTCCTAATAAATCTGAAAAGGAAATCATTTTAATTCAAAAAAAATTCTACAAGCATTTATGCGATATGTTTTTAGAAATGGCTAAAACCATGGCGATTTCTGAAACCGAATTAAAAAAACGTTTTGTATTGCTAAATCCAGAAGAATTTCAACGTTTAGAATCGTTGAATAAAAGTATTTTATTAATGTATGGTCACTACGCAAGTTGGGAGTGGTCGCTTGTTTTGCAAACTTATACAAAATTTAAAGGATTTGGCGTTTATAAAAAATTAGCAAATATCCATTTTGATAAATTAGTAAGAGATATTCGTTCCAAATACAATACACAGTTAATTAGCACCAAAGAAACTATTAGTGTGATTAACCAAAGTGAAGCTGAAGGAAACAAAAGTATCACGGCTTTTTTAAGCGACCAATCACCTCGTCTCACCAAGGAAGTATATTGGGGTACATTTATGGGCATAGAAACCCCTTGTTTTACTGGAGCTGAGCGGTTAGCTAAAAAATTAGATTTAACCATTGCCTACTTAAAAGTGAATAAAGTAAAACGTGGATACTATGAAGCTGAAATTATAACACTTGCTGAAAATCCTAAGGATTACAAAGATTTTGAATTAACAGATATCTTTTTACATGAAGTTGAAAAACAAATATATAAAGCACCAGAGTATTATTTCTGGACTCATAAGCGTTGGAAACATAAAAAAAGAGCTAAAAGTTAA
- a CDS encoding rhomboid family intramembrane serine protease, translated as MGNLDLVTIIIIAANVIISYKGFGDYAFFDRYKFTVGGVQRGEKVRMFSSGFLHVDTQHLLFNMLTLYFFAAPVIDYVAPLGFIIIYIVSLAAGSLLSLYFHKNEYHYSAVGASGAVTGILYAAILLQPGMKLMMFFIPIPIPAYLFGIGYLMYSIYGMKNRVGNIGHDAHFGGAIGGFAATLILAPYLFQTNLLMIGLLLIPIILLFILKKMGKI; from the coding sequence ATGGGCAATTTAGATTTAGTAACCATCATTATTATTGCAGCAAATGTTATTATCTCCTATAAAGGCTTTGGTGATTATGCTTTTTTTGACAGATATAAATTTACTGTAGGTGGTGTTCAAAGAGGCGAGAAGGTACGTATGTTTAGTAGCGGTTTTTTACATGTAGATACACAGCATTTATTATTTAACATGTTAACATTGTATTTTTTCGCAGCTCCGGTTATTGATTACGTGGCTCCACTAGGGTTTATTATTATTTATATTGTAAGTCTTGCTGCAGGAAGCTTACTATCATTATACTTTCATAAAAATGAGTATCATTACAGTGCTGTGGGGGCTAGTGGTGCGGTTACCGGTATTTTATATGCGGCCATATTATTACAACCAGGAATGAAACTTATGATGTTTTTTATTCCGATACCTATTCCAGCATATTTATTTGGTATTGGGTATTTAATGTATTCTATTTACGGCATGAAAAACCGAGTAGGTAATATAGGTCATGATGCTCATTTTGGTGGTGCTATTGGTGGGTTTGCTGCAACACTTATTCTAGCGCCATATTTATTCCAAACTAATTTACTTATGATTGGGTTGTTATTAATACCAATCATTTTGCTGTTTATATTGAAGAAAATGGGGAAGATATAG